In one Cygnus atratus isolate AKBS03 ecotype Queensland, Australia chromosome 14, CAtr_DNAZoo_HiC_assembly, whole genome shotgun sequence genomic region, the following are encoded:
- the SRA1 gene encoding steroid receptor RNA activator 1 isoform X1, translating into MAELYVKPGNKERGWNDPPQFSYGLQAQGAGPRRAPLTRRVPAPGALPGAPPDNAPAASAALPPKLLGPPPLGPVNLALRTESARPAAEESSEGGDVPADAVLGPLRETLANCRPTMQKQVGDDIGRRLTVLGEAWSQGKLSAPVKKRMSLLVQELQQCHWDAADEIHRSLMVDHVNEVSQWLVGVKRLIAETRKLPAVEPAAPRDDSTEAEPDQEAS; encoded by the exons ATGGCGGAGCTCTACGTGAAGCCGG GGAACAAGGAGCGCGGCTGGAACGACCCTCCCCAGTTCTCCTACGGGCTGCAGGCGCAGGGCGCGGGCCCCAGGCGAGCCCCGCTCACTCGCCGGGTGCCCGCCCCGGGAGCCCTCCCAG GTGCTCCTCCGGACAATGCCCCTGCTGCATCCGCAGCACTGCCCCCCAAACTGCTGGGGCCACCCCCGCTTGGGCCTGTTAACCTTGCCCTGAGGACAGAGAGTGCCAGGCCGGCTGCAGAGGAGAGCTCTGAGGGCGGCGATGTGCCAGCAGATGCTGTCCTTGGCCCTCTGAGGGAGACCCTTGCCAACTGTCGGCCCACGATGCAG AAACAAGTGGGTGATGACATTGGGCGGCGTCTGACAGTGCTCGGAGAGGCGTGGTCTCAGGGGAAGCTGTCGGCCCCCGTGAAGAAGAGGATGAGCCTCCTGGTGCAAG AGCTCCAGCAATGCCACTGGGACGCAGCAGATGAAATCCACCGCTCCCTCATGGTGGACCATGTGAATGAGGTGAGCCAGTGGCTGGTAGGCGTCAAGCGCCTGATAGCCGAGACAAGGAAACTGCCTGCCGTGGAACCGGCTGCACCGAGGGATGACAGCACTGAGGCCGAGCCTGACCAGGAGGCTTCCTGA
- the SRA1 gene encoding steroid receptor RNA activator 1 isoform X2, with the protein MAELYVKPGAPPDNAPAASAALPPKLLGPPPLGPVNLALRTESARPAAEESSEGGDVPADAVLGPLRETLANCRPTMQKQVGDDIGRRLTVLGEAWSQGKLSAPVKKRMSLLVQELQQCHWDAADEIHRSLMVDHVNEVSQWLVGVKRLIAETRKLPAVEPAAPRDDSTEAEPDQEAS; encoded by the exons ATGGCGGAGCTCTACGTGAAGCCGG GTGCTCCTCCGGACAATGCCCCTGCTGCATCCGCAGCACTGCCCCCCAAACTGCTGGGGCCACCCCCGCTTGGGCCTGTTAACCTTGCCCTGAGGACAGAGAGTGCCAGGCCGGCTGCAGAGGAGAGCTCTGAGGGCGGCGATGTGCCAGCAGATGCTGTCCTTGGCCCTCTGAGGGAGACCCTTGCCAACTGTCGGCCCACGATGCAG AAACAAGTGGGTGATGACATTGGGCGGCGTCTGACAGTGCTCGGAGAGGCGTGGTCTCAGGGGAAGCTGTCGGCCCCCGTGAAGAAGAGGATGAGCCTCCTGGTGCAAG AGCTCCAGCAATGCCACTGGGACGCAGCAGATGAAATCCACCGCTCCCTCATGGTGGACCATGTGAATGAGGTGAGCCAGTGGCTGGTAGGCGTCAAGCGCCTGATAGCCGAGACAAGGAAACTGCCTGCCGTGGAACCGGCTGCACCGAGGGATGACAGCACTGAGGCCGAGCCTGACCAGGAGGCTTCCTGA
- the APBB3 gene encoding amyloid-beta A4 precursor protein-binding family B member 3, protein MLGKDYMLAIILVNCDDNLWSDQSLEMDTDLPPGWRKIHDTLGTYYWHVPTGTTQWQHPAHTTSPGGCLKADGEETLQEMDCQASVVKHPTKTRPIPSPMASLSRRTSLPWHRDDFQRSTEPSSKCFAVRSLGWVEIPEEDLAPGKSSIAVNNCIQQLSNSKCQGQGSADNWGEGQDLVMILKKDTMSLVDPLDHSLIHCQPILNIRVWGVGCNNGRDRDFAFVASDKDTCVLKCHVFHCNVPAKGIAKALHKMCSKIVAERAVASSRLPHAITLEPISTNDLPLQVDILDAVRQSIQKYEALYIGSLPVPRAMGMDVLNEAIEKLTRGPGRECWTPSLISVSDTAMRVHPAQPVLSQQEEERTHIWECQVRYVTFLGVGRDAHTFALIVDTGQHFQCTAFWCEPDAGTISEAVQAACMVQYQKCLVAAAPGARPKRAPAEGRRAAAGDAPGGPFAGEVPKASGGSGGAAGPGPRKRGVFSFLEAFRQKHSLLHLP, encoded by the exons ACAACCTCTGGAGTGACCAGAGCCTGGAGATGGACACAGACCTCCCCCCAGGCTGGAGGAAAATCCATGACACTCTGGGCACCTACTACTGGCACGTGCCCACTGGCACAACACAGTGGCAGCACCCCGCACATACCACGAGCCCAGGAGGGTGCCTGAAGGCTGATGGAGAGGAGACGCTCCAGGAAATG GACTGCCAGGCCTCCGTCGTGAAGCACCCAACAAAAACCAGGCCCATTCCCAGCCCCATGGCTTCGCTCTCCAGGAG GACCTCACTGCCCTGGCACAGAGACGACTTCCAGCGCAGCACGGAGCCCAGCTCAAAG TGCTTCGCTGTACGTTCACTGGGCTGGGTCGAGATCCCTGAGGAGGACCTGGCACCTGGCAAGAGCAGCATCGCTGTCAACAACTGCATCCAGCAGCTCTCCAACAGCAAGTGCCAGGGCCAGGGCTCTGCAGACAACTGGGGTGAG GGCCAGGACCTGGTGATGATCCTGAAGAAGGACACCATGAGCCTGGTAGACCCCCTCGACCACAGCCTCATCCATTGCCAGCCCATCCTCAACATCCGTGTCTGGGGTGTTGGCTGCAACAATGGCag GGACAG GGACTTTGCGTTTGTGGCCAGTGACAAGGATACCTGTGTGCTCAAGTGTCACGTCTTCCACTGCAACGTACCTGCCAAGGGCATCGCCAAGGCCTTGCACAAAATGTGCTCCAAG ATCGTGGCCGAGCGAGCAGTAGCGAGCAGCAGGCTGCCACACGCCATCACGCTGGAACCCATCTCCACTAACGACCTGCCATTGCAAG TGGATATCCTGGATGCCGTGAGACAGTCGATCCAGAAGTATGAAGCACTGTACATCGGCAGCCTGCCTGTACCCAGGGCCATGG GGATGGACGTACTGAATGAGGCCATCGAGAAGCTGACGAGAGGCCCTGGGCGGGAGTGCTGGACGCCCTCCCTCATCAGCGTGTCCGACACAGCCATGCGGGTGCACCCTGCACAG CCTGTCCTAtcccagcaggaggaagagaggacCCACATCTGGGAGTGCCAGGTGCGATATGTGACCTTCCTCGGGGTGGGCAGGGATGCACACACCTTTGCGCTCATCGTGGACACGGGACAGCACTTTCAGTGCACAGCATTCTGGTGCGAGCCCGATGCTGGCACCATCTCGGAGGCGGTGCAGGCAGCTTGCATG GTGCAGTACCAGAAGTGCCTGGTGGCCGCCGCGCCGGGGGCGAGGCCGAAGCGCGCACCCGCggaggggcggcgggcggcggccggggaTGCCCCGGGCGGGCCGTTCGCCGGGGAGGTACCGAAGGCGagcgggggcagcggcggggctgcggggcccgggCCTCGCAAGCGCGGCGTCTTCTCCTTCCTGGAGGCCTTCCGCCAGAAGCACTCCCTGCTGCACCTGCCCTAG